The DNA window AGCCTGCTATTTCTATCCTCTCTGAAGGTATACCAGCTTTAATAAGGTAGTCTCTTACAGCCTGAGCTCTCCTTAGAGCAAGCCTGTCATTGTAAGCCTTTGGACCGATGCTGTCGGTAAAGCCCTCTATCCTTACTCTCACGCCAGGGTTTTCCTTGAGAGCTTTAACCACCTCATTAAGAAGCGGTATGTATTCCCTCTTTATGTTGTGTTTATCAAAATCAAAGTGAACCCTTGCGGTCACCATGAGGAGCTCTTCCTGAGGCTGAGGTGGCTTGGGAGCTGGAGCGGGAGGAGGAGCTGGTTCAGCCTTTGCAAGCTCCGGAAGGAAGGGCTTACCTGTGTAGCATTCAAGGTTTCCGTCCCTGGCTATGTTTACTTTCTGTATGGCAGTGTTTATTTCAGTCTGCGCCTTTCCGTAAAAATCCACAACCTTTGTAATGCTTGGCTGGGGTTTTGAGAGCTCGTAAGCCATGGCATCATAATAAACCTCAGCCCTTGCAAGCTCGGCGGGTGCACAGCTAAGAGCCCTGTTCTCTCTTGCATACTTGAGGCTTGAATTGAGAGAGCTTATGTCCAGCCCAAGACTCTTTTCATACTCAACCCTTATTCTTGAGCCTTCCTCCTCATCATAGTATAGTGGCTCACCATACTCACCGTATTCAACCTTCTTAACCCTCTTTACCTCTGCCTGCTCTATGAATTCAATGTTATCAAGCTCCACCCTTCCTGCCCTTGCCTTTGAAAGGGCACTGAAGCTCTTTACCATAAAGAGCCTTGAGCCAGCCTCATCCAGACTGGAAGCAAGGGAGTTTGCCACATCTCTGCTTGTCCTCGCCTTCTCAAAGTGATATGGGTCTTTGAGGTCAATTTCTGCTCTCTTTGCAAGCTCAATGCTTCTCTGGACCTGATTTACACCATCAAGAATCCTCATGTTAGAAAAGTCCTGTGCATAGAGGAGTGCAGAGCTCATGAGTAAGAAACCAAGCTTTTTCATGCTTCCCTCCTTTCTCCTTATTCTACAATAAAATTTTACACCATGAGGGCTGTTCTGCAAAGGGTAAAAGAGTCAAGGGTTCTTGTGGATGGCTCGGAGGTTGCACGCATAGGTGAGGGGCTCAACATACTACTGGGGGTTGGGGTGGGTGATACTGAAGATGACGTTAAAAAGCTCGTAGAAAAGATAATAAACCTGCGTATCTTTGAAGGCTCCTCCGGAAAGTTCAACCTTTCTCTTCTTGATATAATGGGCTCTGCACTTGTTGTATCCCAGTTTACGCTCTATGCCAACATAAGAAAGGGCAGAAGACCCAGCTTTGAGCTTGCAGAAAAGCCTGAGAGGGCAAGGGAGCTCTATGAGCTCTTTGTAGAAAGACTCTCGGAGCATGTGCCCACCCAGTGTGGTATGTTCGGTGCCATGATGGAGGTTCATATAGTCAACTGGGGACCTGTTACCATAATACTTGACAGCAAGGAGATTTAGAGTTCTATTTCTAAAAGCATGCTGAAGGGCACGGCTATACCGCTCAGGAAAAGGTGACCCGGTTTGAGGGTGGGTAACAACCTGACCTGGTCTTCGTAGGGATATTCAAAGAACTGTGAAACTGCGTTTATGTCATTCTGCGTTATCAGCCTGAAGATTGCCTGAGTGTTGAGTTGAGAGAGCACATACTTGCTCAAGTTTGCAGGTCTCTGAGAGACAGCCAGAAGACCAACTCCAAACTTTCTTCCTTCAAGGGCTATCCTCTTTGTCATACTTATGGCCAGGTTCTCCCTGCCTGCAGGAACCTCCGTGGCTCCCCTCTCTGGAGCAAAGTTGTGAGCTTCTTCAAGAACAAGGAGCCTTCTTGAAGGTTTTGACCTGGCAATGGACATTATCTCTCTGAGAAGGAGCCCCGTCATGTTTAGCCTGGTGTTTATGTTCACCACATCCCTGAGGTCTATTATGACCACATCAGCAGGTGAGCTGAGGGCTTCACCCAGCAACCTGAAGACTTGTGGTTGATTCTGGAGGACCTCTTCACCCATGTCTTTTGACAACATACGGAGCACTTCAAGCACCTCCTTTTTCAGTCCACCCTTAGAAGCCTCAAGGAGCATGTCTCCCAGGCCTCTTTCAGCATAAGCGGAGAGTCTGAGGTCCGGTTTTATGTAAGTCCTCATGTGGGTGAGGAATGTCCTTTCCTCCTCACCTTTCTCCTGAAGTAAAAGTCCATATTCTCTAAAGAGCTCCTTTATATCCTCCACCCATAGAGGAAGAAGTGTATAGGGTATTCTTACGTGGTGAATTCTGCTCTCTTCAATTCTGAGCTTCTGCCTGTACTCTCCGAACAGGTCAAAGACAAAGGTTTTGCATACAGCGGGTGGCGTGTTTTCAATGAGCCTTGCCACAAAGGTGGTCTTTCCAGAGCCTGTGGTCCCGAGGATAGCCATGTGCATGGAGCTTATTTTTGCAAGGTCCACATAAACTGATACTGGCCTTCCCACAAGGTTTCCAACCCTCACAGGCAAGTCCATTGAATAGCCAGAGAGGTTTGTTTTCATAACCCTCTTGAGGTCCTCATCCCCCTCTCTTACAGGAAGAAGCTGGTCACCCGGACGAAGACCGGAGAGGGGTGTGCCAAAGTAGCCCTCCTCTTTTTCTCTGAGCTCAAGGAGCACCCTGACCTTTCCCATAAGACCAGACGCCCTGAGAGAGGTTCTGAGGTAGGCAACAGCCCAGACCCTGCTTTCAGAGGGACCCTCTAAGGATTCTGGCTGACCTGTATGGGTGTATACCTTTGTGAGCTTGCACAGAAGCCTTCCATGCTCCCTTTGAGCCCACAGAAAGGACTGCTCTGGGAGGTTTTCAAAGAGAGCCACCACCGCCTCTGTGGAAGATTCAACGGACAGAACAACCGCCACCGTATCCTCAAAGAGTCTTACAGACCTTCTTTTGTAGTCCTCAAAGAGCTCAAGAAGCCTCCTTGCCTCCTCTCCATGCAGGGCGACCATGACCTCTAAATTGCCATCCTCCTCAAGTCCCGGTCTTGTGAGGTTTGCAGAACCCACAAGGGCTAGTCTGTCGTCTATCAGTATGAGCTTCGCATGAAGCTTTTCGTTTATGTATAGCTCAGCACCATACCTTTCAAGAGCTTTAAAAGTGCCCTCTCCCGTTATGCTCAAGTCCCTAAGCTCCCCGGCTCTGAGTATAACCTCAAGCCTCACACCTCTAGGAAGCACCTCGAGGAGTTTTTCAAGCATGCACTGGTCAATCCAGGGAGAGGCTATCTTCAGGCTCTTGCTGGCTGTTGCCACTTCCCTTCTGAGTATCTCAAGATATTCCTTCATTCTGAAACTCCACCCAGTTTCTGAAAACCCTCACAAGCTCAAGTGTTCTACTTCTAAGGTTATCCAGAGTTCCCCTGTTCTCCAAAATAAAGTGGGCGTATCTGAGCTTTTTCTCTGGAGGCATCTGATTTTTCCACCTTCTTTCAAAGTCTTCAGGACTGTAGCCAGCTCTCAGGGCTCTATCTCTGCATACCTCATAGGGTGCATACACCAGAAGAGTTGCATGGTAGTTTCTGTAGGTGCCCTTTTCCACGAGAAGGCTTGCCTCAACAACTACCACACCCTTTTCTGGAATTTTCCTGAACTCCTCTTCAAGCCTTTTGTAAAGGGCTATGTGGGTTATATTCTCTAAAAGCCTGAGCTTTTCAGCGTCCTTAAAAACCATGTCAGCAAGCCTTTTCCTGTCAATTTCTCCACCTTCATCAAGTATTTCACTGCCAAAAGCCCTTACCACCTCTGTGTAGACCTCACCCCTTTCTTCGTAAAAGCTCCTTATAATCCCATCTGCATCAAAAACCTGAAAGCCCGCTTCCTGAAAAAACCTTCCCACAGTGGACTTGCCCGAGCCAAGGTTTCCCGTCAGGGCTATCTTTAGCATTAAGGGATATTTTAAACTGGAGGTGCTGACATGAAGAGGCTTTTTGCTGTGCTATTTCTTATAAATCTTAGCTTCGCTGTGGAAGGAGAGCTCATTTTCAAAAACTCCTGTATGAGATGCCACACCGATAAGGACAAGAAGCCACTGGGCTATCTGAAGGAAAAATATAAAGGCAAGCCGGAGGCGGTTGCGGAGCTCGCCAGAAGGTGCCCATGGGGTCAGGGTCTGTCGGAGATGGAGATAGAGCTGGTGAGCAAGTGGCTGGCGGGTGTTAAGTAGAATGCGTTAATATATTCTCCATGCTAACACCTTACGAGGATGCACTGGAGCTGCTACTCGAAAACACAGAACCCTTGCCCACTGAAAAGATTTTCCTGTGGAATACCCTTGACAGAGTGCTTGCAGAGGACATAAAGGCGGATACAGACAAGCCTCCCTTTGACAACTCTGCAATGGATGGTTATGCGGTCAGAAGTGAGGACATCTCAGAAGTCCCTGCAAGGCTCAGGCTTGTGGGAGAGGCTCCGGCGGGTGGTGATGCGGACATAAGAGTGGAAAAGGGCACAGCGGTAAGGATATTCACCGGGGCTCCCATACCAGAGGGTGCGGACACGGTGGTGCCCGTGGAGTTTACAAAGCTTGAAGGAGAGTATGTGCTTGTGGAAAAGTCCCTAAGAAAGGGTGCCAATGTAAGACTGAGGGGTGAAGAGATAAAAGGAGGTGAGGTAATCCTCCAGAGGGGGACAAGAGTCAGAAGGTATGAGGTTAGTCTTATGGCTTCTGTGGGCAGAGTAATGGTGGAGGTCTTCAGAAGACCGAAGGTTGCCATCCTCTCAACGGGGGATGAAATAAGGGAGCTGGGAGAAGCCCTCGAAAGGCCCTCTCACATAAGAAGCTCCAACAACCATGCCCTGTATGCGGGGGCTTTAGAGCTTGGGTGTGAAGTGGTTCACTTAGGGATAGTGAGGGATGAGCCTGAGGAGATAGAAAGGGTGCTCAGGGATGTGGAGAGCTTTGACATATTTGTAAGCACGGGAGGCGTGTCTGTTGGTGATAAGGACTTTGTGCAGAGGCTCGTAAAGGAGATGGGCTTTGAGGTCCTCTTTCACAAGCTCAGGATAAAGCCTGCAAAGCCAGTGCTCCTTGCAAGAAGGGGCAGGAGCCTCTTCTTCGGTCTTCCTGGAAACCCTGTTTCCTGCATCATGGCTTTTGACCTTCTTGTAAAGCCTGCCATAAGGAGGATGCAGGGATTTCAGGAGTGCAGACCGCCTCTATACAGGGCGGAGCTGGTGAGGGGCTTTTCAAGAAAAGATGCGGAAAGAAGGGAGTTTGTGAGGGCAAGATTCTGGCAGAGAGATGGAAGGCTCTTCTGCGACTACTCCCCAAAAACCCAGTCCCACATGCTCACCTCCTACGTGGATGCCAACTGTTACATGGTGGTATACGAGGACGTGCATGAGCTTAAGGCAGGGCAGGTGGTGGACATAATCCCCTTTGACTGGTGATGGGAAAGAAGGAGATAGAAAGGTTAAGAGGGCAGGTGCTTCAGACTCTGGGAGAAAGGCTAAACATGGAAAAATGCCTTCTTCTGCTGTATGGCTCAACCGCTCTGGGAGAGGATACGGAGCTTTCCGACATAGACCTTGCACTGGACTGTCTTGAACCCCTTGATGACAGGCTGTTCCTTGAGATTGTAGAGGAGCTGAGTCTGAGAGTGGATACACCCAGAAAGATTGAGCTGGTGGAAATAAGAAGGCTTTCGGAAGAGTTCCTTGAAAGTATCATAAAAGGAGCGGTGCTATGGCATGTGGGGAGAGACTACTTAAAAAGCTGGTTCAGACAGAGAAGGCTCTGAAAAAGCTGGAAGGGGTAAGGGCTCTTGAGGAAAGGCTTGAAGAGGAGCTTCTCTACGAAGTGGCTACAAAGAGGTTTGAATACACCTTTGAAAGCCTGTGGAAGACAATAAGACTTTTTCTGCTTGAAAAGAAGGGGCTTGAGTGCAACTCACCCATGGATTGCCTAAAGGGCTTTTATTCGGTGGGTCTTCTCAGCAGGGAAGTTGCGGAGAAAATCGCAAAAACGGTCAGGCTCAGGAACGAAGTGGTCCACATCTACGACTTTTCTCTTGCGGGGAGAGCATATGTAGACATAAACTCAACCGCACTGCCCCTCTTCAGGGCGGTGGTTGAAAGAATAAAAGAGGAGTGCCAGAAGGAGGATTAGAGCCTTATAACAGTCTTTTTCCTCTCCATGTAGCCCTTTCTCAGCCTGTAGCCCTCCTCAGGATAAAGCCCATAAAAGAGGTTCTGCACATGGTTTCCTTCCACAAAGAAGCACCACCTTTCGAGAAAGCTCCCCACCACGAGGCTTGCAAAGGTTATGGCGTAGAAGGTGTAGTTATAGTTGCCAGTAATCCAGGAGTAGAGCACCAGAAAGAGGGGAACCACGAAGGTGAGTATGTATGCAACGGGAAGAACAGAGCCCAGAAGGTCTTTCCCTTTTTTGTAGTAGAACTCCGTGGTGCAGTAGTTATCGGTGGTGCTACCCGTGTCAAGAACCCTGATTGGTCTGTTGTGAGGAAGGTTGAGGGCTTCGTTTATGGTGGGTCTTGATATGAGAAACTGTCTTATGTTAAAGGCTATCCTGAAGGCAAGACCCAGGGACAGGAAAAGGAAGGTAAGGAAAAGGTAGGCGGGAATAAACTCCGGTCTGTAGTGGTAAGTAAGAGCCAGAAAGGCTGAAGAGCCAAGCATGAGATACATATTGAGGTAGTAAAGAACTGTGAAAGATGTGTTCCACTCAAGCACGAACTTGTTGCTGGCATATATCATGGCAGTAGAGAGGGCTGAAAGCCAGCCGAGGATAAAGGTTGTTATTCCAAGCAAGTGCTGCAAAAAGGGCTGTGCGTTAAAGTAGTAAGAAAGCCCATACAGAAGTAGGGTAAAACCATAAGCCCCGCTGAAGACTGCCTCCCTTGAAAGCCAGGAGGTGTGAAAACGTCTTATTGCCTTCCACGCTCTCAACTTGTGTCCAAGGTGAAAACTTGCCCCTATAGCACCCAGACCTATGAGAATGAGAGAAATGATGAGAGATATAAGAACCGCATTCCTGGGCATGGCAGTGTTTCTGCCAAAGAGAGTGAGAAATTCCATAAAGTAGGTAAAGGTAAAGAGGCCTATAGAAACACCGGCGGTAAGGAAAAACCATATAAGAGAGACTGGTGGGTGCATGCTTAACCTCCTACATGATGTCTTCTTAAAACTTCAAGGAAGAGCGGGTTATCGTGCTTTAAGAGGTGTTCATCCACATGAACCTTTGTTTCTGTCCTTGGTAGATAGTGATTGCCGGGGTTTGTTCCCATATCAGAGAAGAGCACGAAGCCGTTTCGCTCCTTTATAACTCTGTATACTTCACTTTCTGGGTCTTCTATGTCCCCAAAGAACCTCGCCCTTGCAGGACAGGTAAGAACACAGGCAGGTCTTCTATGTTCTGGTGGCAGGGACTCGTCGTATATCCTGTCTATGCAGAGGGTGCACTTTTTCATCACCTTGTCCGCTTCATCAAACTCCCTACAGCCGTAGGGGCATGACCAGGAGCAGAGTTTACAGCCTATGCAGTCATCGTAGTTTACCAGCACTATACCATCCTGCTCTCTCTTATAGCTGGCTCCAGTTGGACAGACAGGCACACAGGGCGCATCCTGACAGTGCAGACAGGACTTGGGAAGATGAAAGACCTGCGTGTTGGGAAATTCACCCATCTCATAGCTCATTATCCTGTTATACCATACGCCCTGTGGTTCCTTTCCATAGGGGTCAAAGTCGGAAAGGGGACCAAAGGCAGCTTGAGTGTTCCACTCCTTACAGTTGGTAGCGCAGGCATGACAGCCAACGCATGTGTTTAGGTCTATTACAAGGGCAAACTGTGCCATGCCTAAGCCTCCTTATTAATTAGCTGTTTTAGAGATAAAAGTTTTTGAAAAAGTTTAGTTGACAATTCTTTCATTCTCTTAAGGTTTTCCGCATCAGTTTCCTTCCTGTTTTCTAAATCTATTTGCATGCTAATCTCATGAAATTCACAGTGAATACTCTCTATCTCTTCCAATACAGCCATTACATCTTCTGGAAGTTCCCCCTTTACTGGAGCTACCAACTCATCCCACCTTTTGCCAAAATTACAGCTATGGCAGTCCTTGTGCTCAAAGGGTTTGCCTTCCTTTATAGCTCTTTCCAGCTTGTTTATGTAAAGAGCGTGCTGAGATATGTAAATGTCCGCATCCTTTACCAACTCAGAAAGCTTAGTCAAAGGCATCGCTTACACCTCACCAAATACTTCTTTCAGGTCTAAATCTATACCCAGAAGTTCAGACTTTACAGAGCCCTTTTCTTTTGCTTTGGATATGAGCTTAAAGCCTTCTTGGGAGTTGGCGTAAACCTCAAAGGTCTTTCTTTTTGGGTCTACAATCCAGTATTCTTTAACGCCTGAGCGCTCATAAACTTCTTTTTTCTCCGTCAGGTCATAATAGGCTGTTGAAGGTGAGAGTATTTCCACAACAATGTCAGGTGCTCCTTCTATACCTTTTTGGCTTATCTTTGCTTTTGAACCTTCAAGCAACACCACTATATCAGGCTGATAGGCGTTCTCTTGGTCAAGGTAGACATCAAAAGGAGCTATAAAAACTTTGCCTTTTTTTGTCTTTTCCACAAGCTCGTATAGCTTAATAAAAAATCTCTTCTCTGTTTCTTGATGCTCATAACCTGGCGCTGGGCTCATGATAAGCTCTCCCTCAATAAGTTGATAAGGGCTACCCTCTGGCAAGCGCTCGTAGTCCTCAATGGTGTATCTTTTCTTTTCTACTACCTTCACGGCTTATACCTCAGGACGGGCACCCACCTTTCTTCTATATAAGGTAGAGGTTTTACCTCAAACTGGGGTGCGGTTTCTGGCGTTTGGTCTTGAGCTTTATAAACCTTTACCTTTGTGTCAAACCAGGCAAGGTGGCCAGTGATTGGGTCTCCGTAGTAGATTTCTTTTCCTCCTATCTTTATGCTGTGGGGTATAACATGGTTCAACAAAAAGCCCTCATGGCCCTCTTCGGCCTCTGGCTTGAGGCCCCAAGCTCCCTTCATTTTACCTATGGCGTTCCAGGTCCATACGGAGTTGGGTTCTGTGGTTTCTGTCAAAAAGACCTGGCATTTTACCTTTCCTATCCTTGACTCTACCCAAACCCAGTCTAGGTGCTTTATGCCAAGCTTTTCCGCCGTTTTTGGGTTCATGTAAAGGTAGTTCCTTGAAGATATTTGTCTTAGCCATGCGTTTTGTGAGTCCCAAGAGTGGTACATCCATTGGGGCCTTTGTGTAAAGGCATAAAGGGGGTAGTCCTTTCCGGAAACCTCTTCCTCAAAGGGTGGATACCAGAAGGGTAGAGGGTCAAAGTACTTTATAAGCCTTTCCCTCAATATGGGGTCGTTGGGTGGTTGGTTTTTGCCCTCCCATAGGCCTTGGCCGGCAAGCCTAAAGGTCTGCAAGGTCTCAAGGTAGAAGTTAAAGATTATGGGCGCCACCTTTTTCATAAAGCCTACGCTTACTGCCCATTCTTGGTAGTCTTTGTTAACATGCCTGTAATATCTCATGTTTTCCGGGAGCTTGTAGTAGAAAAAGCCCTTATTCTTTATGTACATTTCAAGCTGGTTGGGGTTTGGTTCTCCTACAAAGTGCTTGTCTCCGTTTTTGCCACGCCATCCTGCCAAGGCTCCCACTCCCGGCCTTATCTGCCAGTTTATAAGAAAGTCCTTAAAGTCCTTATACTTCCTTGAACCATCTGGGTTTACAAAGCCAGGAAGCTTGAGCCTTGAGCCAAGCTCTACCATCACATCTCCCCAGCCTCTCACGTCGTAGCCGTTTGCCACAGGGTCTATAATAGGATGCCTGAGGGCATCCACTGGACCATCCACCGCGGAAGGCGGCCTGTCAAGAAGCGAAAGGGAAAACCATTGCTCAAGGTATGTGGCATCTGGGAAAACCAAGTCGGAATAAGCCACTTGCTCGCTGTAAAAGGCATCTATGGTTATCACCTTTGGAATTATGTAATTGCCAGCTGGGTCTGTGGCGGTTAAGGCTTCTATTATGTAAGGAATATTTTGGGAAGAGTTCCAAGCCATATTTGCCATGTATATCATCAAGACTTCTATGCCGTAAGGATTTCTTTCATATGCAGCAGGGATAACGTTTTGAATACAGCCATGTGCTGTAAGTGGGAACCACCAGCTATAAGCATGGTCTATTCTAACTGGGTTGCCTTTCTCATCCACTAAAAGGTCATCTGGGCTTTGTGGATATCCAAGATGCGGTCCTGGGTAAACCTCTCCATACTTTATCTCATCGGGCCTTGTGATCTTATAAGGCTTCGGTAGGTCCTCAATGTGCTTTGGATAGGGTGGCTTGTTGAGGAAGCCTCCGGGCACATCTACCACTCCTAGCATCATCATAAGAAGGAAGATGGTCCTGGCCGTCTGAAAGCCGTTGGTGTGGGATGCCACTCCTCTCATAACATGGAAGGATACGGGCCTTCCTATAACCTTTTTGTGCTTTCTTCCCCAAACATCCACCCACTCTATAGGAAGCTCTATGGGGTGGTATAGGGCTATGGTGCCCATCTCCTTGGCTATCCTTTCTATGTCCTTGGCGGGTATGCCCGTTATCTTCTCTACTTTTTCTGGGCTATAGTCTTTTACAAGCCTCTCTGCAAAGATCTCAAAGGCTGGTCTTACCCTGTAGCCCTCTGGCGTGGTAAATTCACCTATAAAGGCAGGGTCTAAGTCCTCTGGCACTACCCTGTCTGCAGGCTTAAAAGACTGGGACTTTTTGTCAAAGACCATGGGCTTGCCTTCCTGGTTCCTATAAAAGAGTCCATCCTTTGGAGTGCCGGGAGCCTGAATTACAAGCCAAGATGCGTTGGTATATTCTCTTAGAAAATCCCAGTTTACCAGGTTGTATTTGAAAAGCGCATGCATTATACCCATAAAGAAGGCGCCATCTGTGCCCGGTTTTATGGGTACCCACTCGTCCGCTACAGCTCCATAACCCCACCTTACGGGGTTTACCACCACAAACTTTCCACCCTTTCTTTTCATCTCTTGAATGCCAAGCTTGAAGGGATTGGAAGAGTGGTCTTCGGCCACACCTATAAGCATAAAATACTTGGTGTTTTCAAAATCCGCTTCTCCAAACTCCCAGAAGGAACCACCGATAGAATAGAGGCCCGCTGCTGCAATGTTAACAGAGCAAAAACCACCGTGTGCTGCCCAGTTAACCGTACCAAGCTGGGATGCAAACCAGCTGTTTATCTGTTGCATTTGGTCCCTTCCTGTGAAAAAGGCTATCTTGTAAGGTCCCTTTTTGCGAGCTTCCTCAAGCCACTGGGTGGCTATCTGAAGGGCTTCTTCCCACTCAATCTCCCTGAATTGCCCGGAGCCTCTTGGACCAACTCTGAGAAGTGGTTTTCTTAGCCTTGCAGGGCTGTATTCCTTCATTATGCCAGAGGAACCCTTGGCACAGAGAACACCTTTGTTGGTAGGATGGTCGTCGTTGCCCTTTATGTATGTCACTTTATTATTTCTTACATATACCTCTATACCACACCTGCATGCACACATATAACATGTGCTGTAGGCTTTTCTGTCATAAAAGCTACCGCCTATCTCCATGGTAGACCTCCTGTGAAGTTATAAAATAAAACTTTTTCACAGTCTTTCCCTTTCAACCTTCTTATATGTTTATAAGCCCGGCTTATTACTCCTATAAGCCTGTCTTATGTAGATATTAAACCCTCACCTCCTTTACCCACCCCCAGTTCTTCAGAGTCCATTCCACAGTCCTTTTTATACCCTCCTCAAGGCTCACCTGAGGCTTCCAGCCAAGAAGACTCTCAGCCTTCTGAATGTCCGCCCATGTGGCTTTCATATCAGCTTTGTGGAAATCTTTTAGCTCAAGCTGTGCCTTTTTGCCCGTGTATTTTTCTATGAGACCTATAACCTCCAGTAGAGTGTGGGGGTTGTTGTTGCCCAGGTTTATTATCTCGTAGCCTAGGGGCTTTGTGGCCAGTATGGTTCCCTCTGCAATGTCGTCAATGTAGGTAAAGTCCCTGCTCTGGGAACCGTCGCCAAAGACCTCAAGTGTCTTCCCTTCCAGAACCCACTTTATGAACCTGAAGATGCTCATGTCAGGCCTTCCTGCAGGACCGTAGACGGTAAAATATCGAACCACAGACACATCTATGCCATACAGGTAGTGGTATGTGTAGCACAGCACCTCTGCAGACTTTTTGGAGGCAGCGTAGGGCGATATGGGTGTGTTCACCGGCAGGTCTTCCCTGAAGGGCATGGGCTGTCCTGCATAAAGGGATGAAGTGGAAGCGAGCACAAACTTTTTTATGCCCCGCTCCCTGCAGAGCTCAAGGAGGTTGAGAGTTCCCAGCACATTGGTGGTAAAGTAAACTTGGGGGTTTTCTATGGAATACCTGACCCCTGCCCTTGCCGCCTCGTTTATCACACAGTCAAAGGAATGCCTTTTAAAGGCCTCTTCCAGTGAATGCCTGTCCTCAATATCCATATGGTAGAAGGTAAAGTTCTCATACTCCTTCAGAAGCCCCAGCCTGTATTCCTTCAGCCTTGTATCGTAGTAATCGTTCATGTTGTCCACGCCAACAACTTTAAAACCCTTTTGAAGGAGCTTCTCTGAAACCTTCCACCCTATAAAGCCCGCACAGCCGGTGACCAGAAAGCTCTCCATGGCTTAGAATTTTAACATGCCCCTTGAAATCTACGAATTTTTGCTGAAAAAAGGCTTAGAGAGAAGACCTGTGCAGGAAAAGTTCTTCAGCATTGTCCTGTCAGCCATAGAGGAGGGAAACAACTGCGTGAAGGTCATTCAGGCACCTACAGGAACGGGAAAGACCTACGGCTATCTCATACCCCTTATGGAAAAGGGGCAGAAGGCCATAATCTCCACGGGAACAAAGCTCCTTCAGGAACAGCTACGCAGAGACATAGAAACTCTGAGGTCTTGTTACTTATACATCTTCGGCAAGGAGATAAGCTATCTTGTTATGAAGGGCAAGAGCAACTATCTGTGCCTTGACAGGTATTACGATCTGCCTCTGGAGAAAAGACCGGCTGAGCTGGAGATGGCTGTGGAGGGGAGCTGGGATGGAGATTTTGAATTTGTGAACCTTGAGACAGAGCTCAGAGAGAGGCTGTGTGTGGATGATGACTACTGCACGCCCCACTACAGGCAGACATGCAGTTTCAGGCAGGATTGCTACTACTGGGGAAGGTTAAAAAGGCTTGAAAGGCAGGCGGACCTTCTTGTGGTAAACCATGCCCTCCTGAGCCTGAAGGAGTTTGAAAACCCTGAAGAAAGGGTGCTGGTGCTTGACGAAGCCCATGAGCTTGACAGATACATAACCAGCAGTCTCACATCAGGGGTATCCCTTTATACCCTCAGAGTGGACATAATGGGCAAGGTGCTTGATTTTCTGAAGGAGGCAAGGTTTGAGCCGGAGGAATTTTTCATAAAAAACTTTGAGAGGCTCTTTAAGGAACAGAAGGAGGAGCTCCCGCTTGAGAGCCTTCAGCCTTATGCAGAAGCCTTTGAAAAGAGCATACTCTCACCACTGCTATTTTTCCACAGGACCATAAGGGAGAACCTTATATCAGAGCTCACAGGCTTTATCACAGACAGA is part of the Aquificaceae bacterium genome and encodes:
- a CDS encoding nucleotidyltransferase substrate binding protein; this translates as MACGERLLKKLVQTEKALKKLEGVRALEERLEEELLYEVATKRFEYTFESLWKTIRLFLLEKKGLECNSPMDCLKGFYSVGLLSREVAEKIAKTVRLRNEVVHIYDFSLAGRAYVDINSTALPLFRAVVERIKEECQKED
- the sreC gene encoding sulfur reductase subunit SreC codes for the protein MHPPVSLIWFFLTAGVSIGLFTFTYFMEFLTLFGRNTAMPRNAVLISLIISLILIGLGAIGASFHLGHKLRAWKAIRRFHTSWLSREAVFSGAYGFTLLLYGLSYYFNAQPFLQHLLGITTFILGWLSALSTAMIYASNKFVLEWNTSFTVLYYLNMYLMLGSSAFLALTYHYRPEFIPAYLFLTFLFLSLGLAFRIAFNIRQFLISRPTINEALNLPHNRPIRVLDTGSTTDNYCTTEFYYKKGKDLLGSVLPVAYILTFVVPLFLVLYSWITGNYNYTFYAITFASLVVGSFLERWCFFVEGNHVQNLFYGLYPEEGYRLRKGYMERKKTVIRL
- the sreB gene encoding sulfur reductase subunit SreB: MAQFALVIDLNTCVGCHACATNCKEWNTQAAFGPLSDFDPYGKEPQGVWYNRIMSYEMGEFPNTQVFHLPKSCLHCQDAPCVPVCPTGASYKREQDGIVLVNYDDCIGCKLCSWSCPYGCREFDEADKVMKKCTLCIDRIYDESLPPEHRRPACVLTCPARARFFGDIEDPESEVYRVIKERNGFVLFSDMGTNPGNHYLPRTETKVHVDEHLLKHDNPLFLEVLRRHHVGG
- a CDS encoding CZB domain-containing protein, which translates into the protein MPLTKLSELVKDADIYISQHALYINKLERAIKEGKPFEHKDCHSCNFGKRWDELVAPVKGELPEDVMAVLEEIESIHCEFHEISMQIDLENRKETDAENLKRMKELSTKLFQKLLSLKQLINKEA
- a CDS encoding Uma2 family endonuclease, which translates into the protein MKVVEKKRYTIEDYERLPEGSPYQLIEGELIMSPAPGYEHQETEKRFFIKLYELVEKTKKGKVFIAPFDVYLDQENAYQPDIVVLLEGSKAKISQKGIEGAPDIVVEILSPSTAYYDLTEKKEVYERSGVKEYWIVDPKRKTFEVYANSQEGFKLISKAKEKGSVKSELLGIDLDLKEVFGEV
- a CDS encoding SDR family NAD(P)-dependent oxidoreductase, yielding MESFLVTGCAGFIGWKVSEKLLQKGFKVVGVDNMNDYYDTRLKEYRLGLLKEYENFTFYHMDIEDRHSLEEAFKRHSFDCVINEAARAGVRYSIENPQVYFTTNVLGTLNLLELCRERGIKKFVLASTSSLYAGQPMPFREDLPVNTPISPYAASKKSAEVLCYTYHYLYGIDVSVVRYFTVYGPAGRPDMSIFRFIKWVLEGKTLEVFGDGSQSRDFTYIDDIAEGTILATKPLGYEIINLGNNNPHTLLEVIGLIEKYTGKKAQLELKDFHKADMKATWADIQKAESLLGWKPQVSLEEGIKRTVEWTLKNWGWVKEVRV